A window from Phaeocystidibacter marisrubri encodes these proteins:
- the rpsT gene encoding 30S ribosomal protein S20: MANHKSALKRMRQTAKRRVHNAYYHKTTRNAIRRLRANTDKADASAKLSSVISMIDKLAKRNIIHSNKASNLKSSLTKHVNAL; this comes from the coding sequence ATGGCAAATCACAAATCAGCACTAAAGCGTATGCGTCAAACGGCTAAGCGTCGTGTGCATAATGCGTATTACCACAAGACAACGCGTAACGCTATTCGCCGTCTTCGTGCCAATACAGATAAAGCTGATGCTTCTGCAAAGTTGTCATCTGTGATTTCTATGATCGACAAGCTTGCTAAGCGCAATATCATTCACAGCAACAAGGCTTCGAATTTGAAGTCTAGCCTTACTAAGCACGTGAACGCACTCTAA
- the rpsT gene encoding 30S ribosomal protein S20, with protein sequence MANHKSALKRMRQTAKRRVHNAYYHKTTRNAIRRLRANTDKADASAKLPSVISMIDKLAKRNIIHSNKAGNLKSSLTKHVNSL encoded by the coding sequence ATGGCAAATCATAAATCAGCATTAAAGCGTATGCGTCAAACGGCTAAGCGTCGTGTGCATAATGCTTATTACCACAAGACTACGCGTAACGCGATCCGTCGCCTCCGTGCAAACACGGATAAGGCTGATGCTTCTGCGAAGTTGCCTTCTGTGATCTCAATGATCGACAAGTTGGCAAAGCGTAACATCATTCACAGCAATAAAGCTGGTAACTTGAAGTCTAGCCTTACCAAGCACGTAAACAGCTTGTAA
- the proS gene encoding proline--tRNA ligase, with translation MAKGLTSRAEDYSKWYNELVSKADLAENSAVRGCMVIKPYGYAIWEKMQAELDKKFKQTGHQNAYFPLFIPKSYFSKEAAHVDGFAKECAVVTHYRLKNDENGKGIVVDEDAKLEEELIVRPTSETIIWDTYKNWIQSYRDLPILVNQWANVVRWEMRTRLFLRTAEFLWQEGHTAHATEAEAIAEAEQMLHVYGDFAEKFMAMPVVRGIKSANERFAGALETYCIEALMQDGKALQAGTSHFLGQNFAKAFDVKFQTKTGSVEHVWATSWGVSTRLMGALIMTHSDDQGLVLPPKLAPIQVVIVPIYKGEEQLAEISEVANKIKSELEDHDISVKFDNRDTHKPGWKFAEYEMKGVPVRIAIGPKDLENGTVEVARRDTLEKQTYNLDEVVPTVRGLMTEIQESLYNKAASFREEHTTSVDTWEDFLKIIEGDGGFVSAHWDGTPETEEKIKEACKATIRCIPLDAVEEEGKCIFSGAPSKRRVLFAKAY, from the coding sequence ATGGCGAAGGGATTAACTTCGAGAGCAGAGGATTATTCCAAGTGGTATAATGAACTCGTGAGTAAAGCGGATTTAGCTGAAAATTCAGCTGTTCGTGGATGTATGGTGATTAAGCCTTATGGTTACGCTATCTGGGAAAAGATGCAGGCTGAACTCGACAAGAAGTTCAAACAAACCGGACATCAGAACGCCTACTTCCCTCTGTTTATCCCCAAGTCTTACTTTAGTAAAGAGGCAGCACATGTGGATGGCTTTGCCAAAGAGTGTGCAGTCGTTACCCATTATCGTTTGAAGAACGATGAAAACGGGAAGGGTATTGTTGTAGATGAGGATGCGAAGCTAGAGGAAGAGCTTATTGTTCGTCCTACTTCTGAAACCATCATCTGGGACACCTATAAGAACTGGATTCAGAGCTATCGCGATTTGCCGATTTTGGTGAACCAATGGGCCAATGTGGTTCGATGGGAGATGAGAACTCGTCTTTTCTTGAGAACAGCAGAGTTTCTTTGGCAAGAAGGTCATACCGCCCACGCTACAGAAGCCGAAGCCATAGCCGAAGCCGAGCAAATGCTCCACGTATATGGTGATTTTGCTGAGAAGTTCATGGCAATGCCAGTGGTACGAGGGATTAAGTCGGCCAATGAACGTTTTGCGGGTGCCCTTGAAACCTATTGTATTGAAGCGTTGATGCAAGATGGTAAAGCGCTTCAGGCGGGGACAAGTCACTTCTTAGGACAAAACTTTGCGAAGGCATTTGATGTAAAATTCCAAACCAAGACAGGTTCGGTTGAGCATGTTTGGGCAACGAGCTGGGGTGTTTCTACCCGTTTGATGGGCGCCTTAATTATGACCCATTCAGATGATCAGGGATTGGTTCTCCCTCCAAAATTGGCACCTATTCAAGTTGTGATTGTTCCGATTTACAAGGGAGAAGAACAGCTCGCTGAGATCAGCGAAGTCGCCAACAAGATTAAAAGTGAGTTGGAAGATCACGATATCTCGGTGAAATTCGACAATCGCGACACCCATAAGCCAGGGTGGAAGTTTGCAGAATATGAAATGAAAGGGGTGCCTGTTCGCATTGCCATCGGTCCGAAAGATTTGGAAAACGGCACTGTGGAAGTAGCTCGTAGAGATACGTTAGAAAAGCAAACCTATAATCTGGATGAGGTTGTGCCTACCGTTCGCGGCTTGATGACCGAAATTCAAGAGTCGCTGTACAATAAGGCGGCTAGCTTTAGAGAAGAGCACACAACCTCGGTGGATACTTGGGAAGACTTCTTGAAAATCATTGAAGGAGACGGTGGTTTTGTTTCCGCTCACTGGGACGGTACACCTGAAACCGAAGAGAAGATCAAAGAAGCCTGTAAGGCAACCATTCGCTGCATTCCATTGGATGCAGTAGAGGAAGAAGGAAAGTGTATCTTTAGTGGGGCACCTTCAAAGAGACGAGTGCTATTCGCTAAGGCCTATTAA
- a CDS encoding tetratricopeptide repeat-containing hybrid sensor histidine kinase/response regulator: MPQRLLIRFLFAALTLSVSVQGQTAAHSGQERIIDSLQARIRTGLADTSDVKYYIRNIYSLASFDPLSSIQLNRAYSEIALREKDTIASADLKSHLGNIFRGAGLYEQAIENYMVASEYYEQVENYASLSYALINVGNIFYDLKQFGNAAHYYQNVLDIEDNELAMQKAKTVALNNLGLIAQEHGNYELARTYFLKSFSIRKSYHSPDNISHSHLHLAELFTKMELYDSVSSHLSRSLNQVKKIPREYPVYGERLWQILQAHVDQEYARGNYELAHIYADSALAQALLNESTYHEVRSLLQQARVCYEVNNLSEAADEVQAAYNLAVSSNLNSFKIEALEFWIKLAKKSNSLKEVIRLQSGLIDLQKQLQSERKGLDVATRIYQAEISRIKEESRQEQNKRQLSEEKLETKSKVNQLLVILLVTVVIFSIVVLVMIIQITRKRKKSAEDHKTILAQKSEIEQTNERLQRTNKLLEESLRENSTFMSKMSHEIRTPMNAIGGLTELLLGDNLSPDQEQLVRNINHSSQRLTALVDDILDYSRLEGGRVRLQPRNFKLGDLISDIIALNKSKAESNGTLIHSRIDTSIPTYLYGDADRLGQILNNLLSNAVKFTEAGHVHLRVFEDEEMLSRVRIGFEVEDTGIGIEEGNLASIFDEFKQANSEIHSRYGGTGLGLAISQQLVELMGGTISVRSTIGKGSIFYFSIPFEIGKEDEHATASTPANLSDKTILLVEDDKMNQFVAQKMLDTTGVAIQIATNGLEATEMALAQKFDLILMDIQMPVMNGFEATQRIRNEGKNTSTPIIALTADVQGETKTKALEAGMNDLLTKPFHKLTLIETITSYLS, from the coding sequence ATGCCTCAACGACTACTGATACGATTTCTGTTTGCAGCGTTAACTCTCTCGGTCTCTGTTCAAGGACAAACCGCAGCACACTCCGGACAAGAGCGCATTATCGATTCCCTTCAAGCAAGAATACGCACTGGCTTGGCCGACACCTCTGATGTAAAATACTACATCCGAAACATCTACTCCCTAGCGTCTTTCGATCCATTGAGCTCTATCCAACTGAATAGAGCGTATTCGGAGATTGCCTTACGCGAAAAAGACACCATCGCATCAGCTGATTTGAAGAGCCATCTTGGGAACATTTTCAGAGGAGCTGGCCTTTACGAGCAAGCCATTGAGAATTACATGGTGGCGTCGGAATACTACGAACAGGTTGAGAACTACGCATCACTCTCCTATGCGCTCATCAATGTTGGCAACATTTTTTACGACCTGAAGCAGTTTGGCAATGCAGCGCACTACTACCAGAATGTGCTAGACATTGAGGATAATGAGCTTGCCATGCAAAAGGCGAAAACGGTAGCTTTAAACAACCTAGGCCTCATTGCTCAAGAACACGGCAACTATGAATTGGCCCGAACCTATTTCCTAAAGTCCTTCTCCATTCGAAAGTCATATCACTCACCTGATAACATTTCACACAGTCACCTTCATCTCGCAGAACTCTTCACAAAAATGGAGCTGTATGACTCCGTGAGTTCTCATTTAAGCCGCAGCTTGAATCAAGTGAAAAAGATTCCGCGTGAATACCCTGTTTATGGAGAACGGCTATGGCAAATCCTTCAAGCTCATGTGGATCAGGAATACGCGCGAGGAAATTACGAGCTTGCACATATTTATGCAGACAGCGCTTTAGCCCAAGCCCTGCTCAATGAGTCGACCTATCACGAAGTCCGCTCTCTTTTGCAGCAAGCCCGGGTTTGCTATGAAGTCAACAATTTATCGGAAGCAGCAGATGAAGTTCAGGCAGCTTACAACTTAGCCGTATCATCCAACTTGAACTCCTTCAAAATTGAAGCTCTCGAATTTTGGATCAAACTGGCTAAAAAGAGTAATTCTCTGAAAGAGGTCATCCGACTTCAAAGCGGGCTAATTGACCTTCAAAAGCAACTTCAAAGTGAACGCAAAGGTCTAGACGTAGCAACACGGATCTATCAAGCAGAGATTTCGAGAATCAAGGAAGAATCACGTCAAGAGCAAAATAAGCGACAATTGAGTGAGGAAAAACTGGAGACCAAATCCAAAGTGAATCAACTCCTTGTCATCCTCCTGGTCACTGTGGTTATTTTCTCGATTGTGGTCCTGGTAATGATTATTCAAATCACAAGAAAACGGAAGAAAAGCGCTGAAGATCACAAGACCATCTTAGCCCAAAAATCAGAGATTGAGCAGACAAATGAACGCCTGCAACGAACCAATAAGCTCTTGGAGGAATCGCTGCGAGAGAACTCCACTTTCATGAGTAAGATGAGTCATGAAATTAGAACGCCGATGAATGCAATTGGCGGACTCACCGAACTATTGCTAGGCGATAATCTATCTCCAGACCAAGAGCAACTCGTTCGAAACATCAACCATAGTTCTCAGCGCCTCACCGCCTTAGTGGATGACATTCTAGACTATTCGCGACTGGAAGGAGGGCGCGTTCGACTCCAACCTCGAAATTTCAAGCTCGGCGACTTGATTTCAGACATCATTGCCTTAAACAAAAGCAAGGCGGAATCGAATGGAACGCTCATCCACTCTAGAATCGACACCAGTATTCCTACCTATCTCTACGGTGATGCAGACCGTTTGGGACAAATCCTCAACAACCTTCTGTCTAATGCCGTGAAGTTTACCGAAGCGGGACACGTTCATCTTCGCGTTTTTGAAGATGAAGAAATGCTCTCACGCGTTCGAATTGGCTTTGAAGTTGAAGACACGGGAATTGGCATTGAAGAGGGCAATTTGGCCTCCATCTTTGACGAGTTCAAGCAAGCCAATTCGGAGATTCATTCGAGGTATGGCGGAACAGGCCTAGGACTTGCCATCTCTCAGCAATTGGTGGAACTGATGGGCGGAACTATCTCTGTTCGAAGCACCATTGGCAAAGGCTCAATCTTCTATTTCTCCATTCCTTTTGAAATTGGAAAAGAGGATGAACACGCCACCGCTTCTACCCCTGCGAATTTGTCGGATAAAACCATTCTACTAGTAGAAGATGATAAGATGAATCAATTCGTCGCTCAAAAAATGTTGGATACCACAGGTGTAGCCATTCAGATTGCTACGAATGGATTAGAAGCTACCGAAATGGCACTGGCTCAAAAATTCGATTTGATTTTGATGGATATTCAAATGCCTGTCATGAACGGATTTGAAGCCACACAACGCATTCGCAATGAGGGCAAAAACACCTCCACACCAATCATAGCCCTTACTGCCGACGTTCAGGGAGAAACCAAGACAAAGGCCTTAGAAGCAGGGATGAACGACTTATTGACCAAGCCGTTCCACAAACTGACATTGATTGAAACGATTACGTCGTACCTTTCGTGA
- a CDS encoding VPS10 domain-containing protein — protein MKHITLSLILAAGSLASFGQDESTPLEKANISGLSFRSIGPAMTSGRIADLAINPNNPDEYYVAAASGGVWKTSNHGITYRPIFDGQGSYSIGCITIDPNNSDVVWVGTGENNNQRSVAYGDGLYKSEDGGRSWNKVGLENSEHIGMIAVDPRNSDVVYVAAYGPVWSAGGDRGLYKTKDGGETWTKILEISEHTGVNEVHLDPRNPDVIYATAHQRRRHVWTYISGGPESAIYKSTNGGADFEKLGGGLPSGDVGRIGMDISPVDPDVLYACIEGHGFYRSSNRGASWNKMSGHATSGNYYVEIFASPHDVNTVYSMDTYAQYTTDGGATFKAVGEPGKHVDNHAMWIDPNNASHFLMGCDGGLYETWDNASTWHFKPNLPITQFYRVAVDYNTPFYNVYGGTQDNFSLGGPSQTINQRGIVNSDWFVTNTGDGFESQVDPYDPNTIYAQAQYGWLVRFDKVSGEALPIKPDVGPDEEPLRWNWDAPLIISPHDNHTLYFAANRIFKSTNRGNSWELISPDLTQQIDRNTLPVMGKVWSVDAIAKNQSTTIYGNIVALSESPVTPGLIYAGTDDGLIQVTDNDGQNWTRYNTFPGVPANTYVNDIKPSLHNDQVVYAAFNNHKNGDFKPYVYRSSDRGKTWTNIGAGLPKRGSVYSIAEDHENPNLLFVGTEFGIYFTRDGGQHWIQLKAGLPTVAIRDIEIQRTENDLVLASFGRGFYILDDYTPLRHMEDDVFESDAHIFPITDGLVYNLATPLGYGAPGFMGASYYMAENAPVGATFTYFIKEAAPTLKGKRVEAEKEMDPIQYPSAEALRAEDREQGNFLTFIISDENGTEIRRINTADGSGVKRLTWDGRVQSKSYISQRGAPITNNGSTGFAPEGTYSVQIYRTVNGTTTALSEPATFELKHLNNNPSAAEDQAELAAFQALVDKANRDLTALDNELDRQAELVKQLEAAVRNTPGVSLELLAQLRQIDNQLADVRIEMNGDQSLSSREFETLSSLNDRLGITAWGSYSSTSAPTGTQMRELDIVRSAIAGIVTTLNQTGDQLLIIKEEAYAQGAPYLEGDLPEVE, from the coding sequence ATGAAGCACATTACGCTTAGTCTCATCTTAGCCGCAGGCTCTCTAGCGAGCTTTGGACAAGATGAATCCACTCCACTTGAAAAGGCAAATATTTCTGGATTGTCCTTTAGGAGTATCGGTCCCGCAATGACCTCTGGTCGAATTGCCGATTTAGCCATCAACCCCAATAATCCAGACGAATACTACGTGGCCGCTGCGAGCGGTGGGGTTTGGAAAACTTCCAATCACGGAATCACTTACCGTCCGATTTTTGACGGTCAAGGCTCCTACTCCATCGGTTGTATCACTATCGATCCCAACAATTCTGATGTAGTTTGGGTAGGTACCGGAGAAAACAACAACCAACGCAGTGTTGCCTATGGCGATGGTCTTTACAAGAGTGAAGACGGTGGTCGTTCATGGAATAAAGTCGGACTTGAGAATTCAGAACACATTGGCATGATTGCCGTAGACCCGAGAAACTCGGATGTTGTTTACGTTGCAGCCTACGGACCTGTATGGTCGGCAGGAGGAGATCGCGGTTTGTATAAAACCAAAGACGGTGGCGAAACTTGGACTAAGATTCTCGAAATTTCAGAACACACCGGTGTGAATGAAGTTCACCTAGATCCACGAAATCCGGATGTCATCTACGCTACAGCCCATCAAAGAAGGCGTCATGTTTGGACGTACATCTCTGGCGGTCCCGAATCAGCTATCTATAAATCAACCAATGGTGGTGCTGATTTTGAAAAGCTCGGAGGCGGACTCCCTTCTGGAGATGTAGGAAGGATTGGGATGGATATTAGTCCGGTGGACCCAGACGTGCTGTATGCATGTATTGAAGGTCACGGATTCTACCGCTCTTCAAATCGCGGAGCGAGTTGGAATAAAATGAGCGGACATGCCACCAGCGGCAATTACTACGTAGAAATTTTCGCCAGTCCGCATGATGTGAACACAGTTTACTCCATGGACACCTATGCTCAGTACACTACAGATGGAGGTGCTACGTTCAAAGCCGTTGGCGAACCCGGAAAACACGTAGACAACCACGCCATGTGGATTGATCCGAACAACGCAAGTCATTTCTTAATGGGATGTGATGGCGGTCTTTACGAAACATGGGACAACGCCTCAACATGGCACTTCAAGCCCAACCTACCTATCACTCAATTTTACCGTGTAGCGGTAGATTACAACACTCCTTTTTACAATGTATATGGAGGAACACAAGACAACTTCTCTTTAGGTGGACCTTCCCAAACCATCAACCAAAGGGGAATTGTCAATAGCGATTGGTTTGTGACCAACACAGGAGACGGCTTCGAAAGCCAAGTAGATCCGTACGATCCAAATACCATTTACGCTCAAGCTCAATACGGTTGGTTGGTGCGTTTTGACAAGGTTTCTGGTGAAGCCTTGCCGATTAAACCAGATGTAGGTCCAGATGAAGAGCCACTGCGCTGGAACTGGGATGCTCCGCTGATCATCAGTCCACACGACAATCACACCCTCTACTTTGCGGCAAACCGCATCTTCAAGTCAACCAATCGAGGGAATAGTTGGGAGTTGATTTCACCTGACCTTACGCAACAAATCGACCGAAACACACTTCCTGTAATGGGCAAAGTTTGGAGCGTAGATGCGATTGCTAAGAATCAATCTACCACCATCTATGGAAACATTGTAGCCCTTTCAGAAAGCCCGGTGACCCCTGGCCTTATCTATGCGGGTACAGACGACGGACTGATTCAAGTAACCGACAACGACGGCCAGAATTGGACCCGCTACAACACCTTCCCTGGTGTACCGGCTAACACGTATGTGAACGACATCAAACCCTCTCTTCACAATGACCAAGTGGTATATGCCGCTTTCAACAACCATAAGAATGGCGACTTCAAGCCATATGTATACAGAAGTAGCGACCGAGGTAAAACATGGACAAACATCGGTGCAGGTTTGCCGAAACGTGGAAGTGTGTACAGCATTGCCGAAGATCATGAAAACCCAAATCTCCTTTTTGTAGGTACCGAATTTGGCATCTATTTCACAAGAGATGGCGGTCAGCACTGGATTCAATTGAAAGCAGGCTTGCCAACCGTGGCAATTCGCGACATTGAAATTCAACGCACCGAAAACGACCTAGTACTCGCTAGTTTTGGTCGAGGTTTCTACATCTTGGACGACTACACCCCGCTTCGCCACATGGAAGATGATGTATTTGAAAGTGATGCGCACATCTTCCCTATTACCGACGGACTTGTGTACAACCTTGCCACTCCATTGGGGTACGGTGCGCCCGGTTTCATGGGAGCCTCGTACTACATGGCCGAAAATGCTCCCGTGGGAGCCACCTTTACCTACTTCATCAAAGAGGCCGCTCCCACTCTAAAAGGCAAGCGTGTAGAAGCAGAAAAAGAGATGGATCCTATTCAATATCCTTCTGCAGAAGCGTTGAGAGCCGAAGACCGAGAGCAAGGCAACTTCTTAACCTTCATCATTTCAGATGAAAATGGCACAGAGATTCGCCGAATCAACACCGCCGATGGCAGTGGAGTGAAGCGCTTAACATGGGACGGTCGCGTTCAAAGCAAATCATACATTTCGCAACGCGGTGCACCAATCACCAACAACGGCAGCACAGGTTTCGCACCGGAAGGAACGTACTCCGTTCAGATTTATAGAACGGTAAATGGCACAACCACTGCACTTTCTGAACCAGCTACTTTTGAATTGAAGCATCTTAACAACAATCCTTCTGCAGCTGAAGACCAAGCCGAGCTAGCAGCCTTCCAAGCCCTTGTAGACAAGGCCAATCGCGATCTAACCGCATTGGACAACGAACTCGATCGTCAAGCGGAACTCGTGAAACAACTCGAAGCAGCAGTTCGCAACACTCCTGGAGTATCCTTGGAACTATTGGCTCAACTGCGTCAAATTGACAACCAGTTGGCAGATGTTCGCATTGAAATGAATGGTGATCAAAGCTTGAGCAGCAGAGAGTTTGAAACCCTTTCTTCGCTCAACGACCGATTGGGAATCACTGCTTGGGGAAGTTATTCCTCAACCTCAGCTCCAACGGGCACACAAATGCGCGAACTTGACATTGTTCGCTCTGCCATTGCTGGCATAGTAACAACCTTGAATCAAACAGGTGACCAACTCCTAATCATCAAGGAAGAAGCCTATGCTCAAGGTGCTCCTTATCTTGAAGGTGATCTTCCAGAAGTGGAATAA
- a CDS encoding 3-oxoacyl-ACP synthase III family protein, translating into MFVKFLGTGHVLPGTKVTNTDFLNHTFYDDNGEVYPMEMPVLLSKFEEITGIGERRYARDEERASDLGAIAAKVAIEEAGIDKNSIDLVITAHNFGDMDKGTGRTDILPSLSSRIKHLLDIRNDSCIPFDILFGCPGWIQGVLLAEMHLLAGKAKRALVVGCETLSRAVDPYDRNGMIFADGAGACVMELSDRPGILGSAVMNKAADEAYYLYEGVSQRPGEDIHDRFIKMKGRKIYEFALKYVPDAMKAAMDKAGVEAKDLDKIFMHQANAKLDHAVVERFYRLYGIKEIPENVLPMSVNWLGNSSVATVPTLFDLVRKTEYEGHKVKEGDTILFASVGAGMNVNAFVYKM; encoded by the coding sequence ATGTTTGTCAAATTTTTAGGCACAGGTCACGTGCTACCGGGAACGAAGGTGACCAATACGGACTTCTTAAATCATACTTTTTATGATGACAATGGTGAGGTGTATCCCATGGAGATGCCTGTGCTCTTGTCGAAATTTGAAGAAATTACTGGGATTGGTGAACGCCGATACGCCCGTGATGAGGAACGTGCTTCTGACTTAGGAGCGATTGCTGCCAAAGTAGCGATTGAAGAAGCTGGAATCGATAAGAACTCCATTGACTTGGTGATTACCGCGCACAACTTTGGTGATATGGATAAGGGTACGGGACGTACGGATATCCTTCCGAGTTTGTCTTCTCGTATTAAGCATTTACTCGATATACGCAATGATTCGTGTATCCCATTCGACATCTTATTTGGTTGTCCGGGATGGATTCAAGGTGTTCTCCTCGCTGAAATGCACTTGCTTGCAGGAAAGGCCAAGCGTGCTTTGGTAGTGGGATGTGAAACACTGTCGAGAGCCGTAGATCCTTACGATAGAAACGGGATGATTTTTGCCGATGGCGCAGGAGCCTGTGTGATGGAGCTTTCTGATCGTCCTGGAATTCTCGGTTCAGCAGTGATGAATAAAGCGGCGGATGAAGCGTACTATCTATATGAAGGTGTATCACAACGCCCAGGTGAGGATATTCACGATCGCTTCATCAAAATGAAAGGACGAAAGATCTATGAATTTGCTCTGAAGTATGTTCCCGATGCCATGAAAGCGGCAATGGATAAGGCGGGAGTAGAGGCGAAAGATTTGGACAAGATATTCATGCACCAAGCGAATGCGAAGTTAGACCACGCTGTGGTTGAGCGTTTTTACCGTCTATATGGTATCAAGGAAATTCCTGAGAACGTATTGCCAATGAGTGTGAACTGGTTGGGTAACAGTTCGGTGGCAACCGTTCCAACTTTGTTCGACTTGGTACGCAAAACGGAATACGAAGGTCATAAAGTTAAAGAGGGAGATACCATCTTATTTGCTTCGGTAGGGGCAGGGATGAATGTGAATGCATTCGTTTACAAGATGTAA
- the folE gene encoding GTP cyclohydrolase I FolE, protein MSQKDEKIQLVDELIESVGDSHLSSSTETPLLPGAFDKSDDEKMRDIEEHVRGIMNTLGLNLEDDSLKGTPRRVAKMFVKETFGGLNPDRMPSLSTFENSYQYGEMLIEKNITVYSTCEHHLLPIVGRAHVGYISNGKVVGLSKMNRIVDYYAKRPQVQERMTRQIVKALQAALGTEDVACVVDAKHLCVNSRGIRDIESSTITAEYGGKFKDEKVRREFLDFIRMETSFGA, encoded by the coding sequence ATGAGTCAAAAAGACGAGAAAATCCAGCTAGTGGATGAGCTCATAGAGTCAGTAGGTGATTCTCACCTTAGTTCATCAACCGAAACCCCACTACTTCCGGGTGCTTTCGACAAGTCTGATGACGAGAAAATGCGCGACATTGAGGAACATGTTCGCGGGATTATGAACACTTTGGGGCTTAACCTAGAGGACGATAGTTTGAAGGGAACTCCTCGTCGTGTGGCCAAAATGTTCGTGAAGGAAACATTTGGCGGGTTGAATCCCGATCGAATGCCGAGCCTTTCAACTTTTGAAAACAGCTACCAGTACGGTGAGATGTTGATCGAAAAAAACATCACTGTGTACAGTACCTGTGAGCATCACCTTCTCCCTATTGTAGGTCGTGCTCACGTTGGCTACATTTCCAACGGCAAAGTGGTTGGCCTCAGTAAAATGAATCGCATTGTAGATTACTATGCAAAGCGCCCACAGGTTCAAGAACGCATGACTCGCCAAATCGTGAAGGCTCTTCAGGCGGCTCTTGGAACAGAAGATGTTGCTTGTGTAGTAGATGCAAAACACCTCTGTGTGAACTCACGTGGTATCCGCGATATCGAAAGCAGCACCATCACCGCTGAATACGGTGGTAAATTCAAAGATGAAAAAGTAAGAAGAGAATTCCTCGATTTCATTCGAATGGAAACCTCCTTCGGCGCATAA